A segment of the Terribacillus aidingensis genome:
GTGAAACAGCTTATACAAGCACAGGATTTGGCAGCCTGTCTCCCCCTGTTAAGCTGATAGTTTTCCTATGAATGAGGAAAAACAATGTATGTAAATGTAAGCGCTTTTATAATAGACTCTGGTATAAGCGAAGGGGGAGAGTCAGATGGGCAAGAAAATGGATAAATTTACAGGTGCCTTGGAAAGCGTAGCTTATACCATATCCAATCAGAAGCACATAAAGGCGATTAAGCAATCATTCGTCACCTTAATGCCGGTCATTATTGTCGGTGCGTTTGCAGTCCTGGTCGAGAATATGATTCTGGATCCAGAGACTGGTTTAGCAGCCTTCAGTATGTTTTCATTCTTAGCTGAATTACAAGGAATCATGGGTGCAATAAATTATGCGACATTGAACTTCATTACCATTGCAGCAGTTGTACTGATCGGGATAGAGCTTGGGAGAATCAATGGGCACAAATCATTATTCCCTGGCTTGATGGCCTTGATCTCGTATATCTCCGTCATACCAACAACGGTATTTCTGGAGGTCGACGGTTCTTTGCAGGAAGTGGTCAATGTATTAGCTAGGGAGTTCTCAGATCCGAAAAGTCTTTTCCTTGGCATGTTCATTGCTCTCATATCTGTTGAGCTATTCACTTGGTTTTCCAAGATGGATAAACTTACTATTAAAATGCCTGATAGTGTTCCATCCAATGTAACGACATCTTTTGCTTCTTTATTTCCATCGATTATCACGGTAACGATTATTGCCAGCTTCGGGTTTGCCTTCCATCGTTTGACAGGAATTTATTTACATGAAGCAGTCTATAACTTGATACAGCGTCCCTTGGAGTCTGCTATCCAAGGGTTGCCGGGAATCTTACTGCTAATGTTCGTAGCTCAATTCTTCTGGGTAATCGGTATTCATGGGAACCAGATGATCAAGCCGATACGGGAGCCGCTTTTGCTCGGGTCTATAGCAGTCAATATGAATGCTTACGCAGCCGGTGAGGAAATACCGAATATCATCACGATGCCTTTCTGGGATGTTTACATGAATATCGGAGGCTCTGGCGTCACAATTGGACTTCTAGCTGCGATATTCATTGCCGGGAAAAAGCAGGAGATGCGCAGTATTGCAAAGCTATCCGCAGGACCGGGTGTGTTCAACATTAATGAGCCTGTCATTTTCGGTGTACCAGTCATGCTTAATCCAATTCTGGCGATTCCATTCATCATTACTCCGTTAATTACGGGTACAATTGGGTATATCGCAACATTTATCGGATTTGCAGATAAAGCTGTTGTCATGGTTCCCTGGACAACGCCGCCGATCATTAATGCATGGTTATCTACAGGCGGAAGCTGGGGAGCGGTTGTTACCCAATTGATTTGTATAGCTGCTTCCATTTTGATATATCTGCCTTTCATTTTCATTGCGAACCGCACCCGCAGAATAGATGAAGGTAACCAAGATGAAAGTAGTACCAAGATAGTGTAGGTAATGGATTTTATTCTACTGTCATTCATCGAATTTAAACAGGCGGCACATGTTGAAGTACATTCAAGGTTACTGGACTGTGCAGATAAGGAATACAAATAATAGGGGGTAACAGTATGAAGCGAATTTTACTAGCCTGCTCAGCAGGTATGTCAACATCGATGGTTGTATCAAAGATGAAAAAGGCAGCAGATGCTTTAGGTGAAGAGCAAGAGTATTATATTTACGCTATCCCGGAAGGGGCAATAGAAGAAGAATTGCAGGCACATCATGATGAAGTGGTTGTCATCATGCTAGGTCCTCAGGTTAGATTTGCTAAACGAGCGACAGAAAAACGAGCAGCACCATATGGTATTCCCGTGGATGTAATGGATGTAAAATTGTATGGCACTGCTGATGGAGAGAAGTTATTGGAAAAAGCGCTGCAGTTAGCAAGTCAGCGACAATAGGGAGGGGCTCTTGTGAAAGAGACATTAGAAGAAATGCAGCAGGCAGCCTTCCAGATTATCGCGCATGCGGGGGATGCTCGCAGTCATTACGTAGAAGCCATGCGTTTGGCAAGAGGAAGGGATTTTGAGGGAGCAAAATCTGCAATGGCATCAGGAGATAAAGCATATAATCAGATTCATAAAGTGCATGTTTCCTTTATTCAAAGAGAAGCAACAGGGGAAATGCTGCCATTTTCACTGCTGCTTGCACATGCGGAGGATCAGATGTTATCGAGTGAAACTATCAAGATAATGGCGAGTGAATTTTTGGCACTGTGTACAGAGTTACTTCCGGTCAAAATTGATCAACACTCAAAATAATGGAAAGCAATAGACTCAAGCCGCTTGGTTGAGTCTATTCTTCATTTACAGATAAACGACTAAATTTTCAGAATTATAAATGTTATAATGGGGGGGACAATTCCACTATCAGGAGGAACCTCTATTGCAAACAAGTCATGATCTGTACACGAGAATATCGGAAATTCTGGAAGGCAAAAGTAACAAGCTGACTGCTGTCAGCGATCGAATATGGGATTTTGCAGAAACGAGATACGAAGAAATCCAATCTGCTGAAATACTAGCGATGACATTGGAAGAAGAAGGTTTTGAAGTACAGCGAAATGCAGGTGAGATTGAGACTGCTTTTGTTGCTAGCTTCGGAAGCGGGAAGCCTGTCATTGCATTCCTAGGCGAGTACGATGCATTGTCTGGTTTGAGCCAGCAGGCAGACAGCGCAACAAAGGATCCGATAGAAGAAGGCGGCAACGGACATGGCTGCGGACATAACCTGCTTGGTACAGGTGCGATGGCTGCTGCGATTGCAGTAAAGCAGCTGATGGAAGAAACCGGGCTGGAAGGAACAGTGCGGTATTATGGCTGTCCGGCAGAAGAAGGCGGAGGCGGGAAGGCTTTTATGGCTCGAGCTGGTCTTTTCAATGATGTAGATGTGGCACTGACTTGGCATCCATGGGATGAAAATCAGGTCTATCATGCTAGAATGCTAGCAACATGCCAAGTGTATTTCCGTTTTACCGGTACAAGCAGTCATGCAGCATTCAGTCCGCACCTCGGCAGAAGTGCATTGGATGCAGTCGAGCTGATGAACATCGGTTCCAACTTCCTAAGGGAGCATATCATTCCAGAAGGGCAGCTGCATTACGCAATTACTGATGCTGGTGGAATGAGTCCCAATGTTGTTCAGCCAAATGCGGAGGTACTTTACAAAATCCGAGCACCGAAAATGGGTCAGGTCGAAGACATTCTCGAGCGCGTCAAAGACGTTGCAAGAGGAGCAGCCTTGATGACAGGTACCAAATTGGAAATTAAATTCGATGCGGCCTCAGCGGATTTGATTCCAAATGAAACGCTAGGAAAGCTGATACATAAGCATTTGAAAGCAACCGATGCACCAACTTATTCGGAAGAGGAATTGGCATTTGCCAAAGAGGTACAGCAAACATTCAGCGCTGAAGAAAAAGCTGTGATACAGAAAAATGATAATAAAGTGATCGCACAGGGTATTCTAGACTTCCCTCGAGTACCAGGTTTCTTCAAAGGATCAACAGATGTTGGTGACGTCAGCTGGCTTGTCCCGACAGGTCAGATCTATGTCACTACTTGTGCTTATGCAACACCGTTCCATAGCTGGCAGCTTGTTACGCAAGGTAAAACATCCATCGCCCATAAGGGAATGCTATTCACAGGTAAAGTTTTAGCAGCATCTGCGGTTGAATTGCTGGAAAAGCCAGAGCTGCTGGAAGGAATAAAAGCAGAGCACCAGGCTAATCTAGATGGAGAAACGTATAGATCATTGATACCGTCTGATACAAAACCAGCTCCTATAAAAAGAAAAAATTAATCTAAAGAAGACATTTTCTCGGAAATGTCTTCTTTTTTTATGCAAGTTATGCAACTTGTACGTTTATGTTGAGAAAAAGTAATTGATTGTACGTACATATTGAGGTAAAATCACAATATGAAATCAAATATACGTACAAGAAGAGGTGATCCTGATGCTGGAGGAATTAAAGGAACAGGTGCTTCAAGCGAATTTGGACCTTCCTAAGCATGAGCTGGTAACTTTTACGTGGGGAAATGTAAGCGGTATCAACAGGGATGCCGGACTGGTTGTCATTAAGCCCAGCGGTGTGGCATATGAGAAGCTGACGGTAAAGGACATGGTAGTTGTCAATCTGGACGGCGAAGTAGTTGAAGGTGATATGAAGCCTTCGTCGGATACAGCGACTCATTTGGTTTTGTATAAGCATTTCGAAAATATTGGCGGAATCGTCCATACGCATTCTACATGGGCTACATCCTTTGCGCAATCTGGTAAAGGAGTACCTGCTCTTGGCACAACTCATGCGGACTACTTCTACGGAACTGTCCCTTGTACCCGACCGATGACCGGACAAGAGATACAGCAGGACTATGAGCTGGAGACAGGCAATGTAATTGTCGAGACTTTCCGGAAGAAGGGGCTTGATCCAAACCAGGTACCGAGTGTGCTCGTTCACAAACATGCGCCTTTCAATTGGGGAAAAACACCAGCCGAAGCGGTACATAACGCTGTAGTGCTGGAAGAAGTGGCAAAGATTGCACATTTGTCCTATCAGCTGGATCAGCAGGTGGAGGATATGGACCAGCATCTGCTGGATAAGCATTATCTACGAAAACACGGCGTTGACGCATACTACGGACAGACCAATTAGGGGGGAGATTCCATGGGTACGGACAAATTTTCAATTGGAATTGATTATGGAACACAATCCGGCAGAGCAGTCCTCGTCCGGCTTAAAGATGGGATGGAGGTGGCGGAGCACGTGACGGAATATCGTCATGGTGTAATGGATGTTAAACTGCCGCATTTAGATAAAGCGCTTGGCTATGAATGGGCACTGCAGCACCCGATGGACTACCTTGATGTACTGCGACAATCAGTTCCAGCTGTGATGCAGGCTGCTGGGGTAGATCCGGCAGATGTTATCGGACTCGGGATTGACTTTACTGCTTGTACGATTTTGCCGGTAGATGTGAATCTGGAGCCGTTGTGCTTTGATCCGGCATTTCGTGACAATCCACACAGTTGGGTGAAGCTTTGGAAGCATCATGCTGCGCAGGAAGAAGCAAATAAGCTGAATGAAATTGCCGGCGAGCGTGGAGAGGCCTTCCTTGCTCGTTACGGCGGAAAAATCAGCTCAGAATGGATGATACCAAAAATCTGGCAAATTCTTGATGAAGCTCCTGAAATATATGAAGCTGCCGATCAATTTATCGAAGCTACAGATTGGGTCATCTCTCAGCTGACCGGAGAACTGAAACGAAATAGCTGTACAGCTGGATATAAAGCAATTTGGCATAAGCAAGACGGATATCCAACTGCGGACTTCTTCGAAAGCCTGCACCCGGCAATGCGGGATTTGGCTGATACGAAGCTGCGAGGAGAGGTTTATCCGCTCGGAACAAAAGCTGGAGAACTCCAAGACTCATTTGCAGCCTCTATGAATCTATCACCAGGAATTGCAATTGCAGTAGGAAACGTCGATGCTCATGCGGCAGTTCCGGCAATGGGTGTCGTAACTCCTGGTAAACTCGTGATGGCAATGGGCACCTCCATTTGTCACATGCTGCTTGGGACAGAAGAGCGGACGGTCGAAGGGATGTGCGGTGTCGTCGAGGATGGCATAATTGAGGGTTACTATGGTTATGAAGCAGGGCAGTCAGCTGTAGGAGATATTTTCGGCTGGTTCGTCGATGAGCAAGTGCCGGCTTATGTTCATCGTCAGGCGGAAGCTGCCGGACAAAATGTGCATCAATGGCTGGAGGAGCGAGCTAGTACGTATCGCCCTGGGGAGACTGGGCTGCTGGCACTGGACTGGATGAACGGCAACCGATCTGTACTCGTTGACACAGAATTAAGCGGTGTGGTGCTAGGGTTAACGCTGGCGACAAAGCCGGAAGAAGTATATCGCGCATTACTCGAAGCAACGGCATTCGGCACGCGGAAAATTGTAGACGCTTTCCATCAAAGTGGAGTGGCAGTTGAGGAGCTGTATGCATGTGGCGGTTTACCGCAGAAGAATAAGCTGCTCATGCAGATTTTTGCAGATGTGACGAACCGACCAATTTATATTGCCGATTCTGTACAAACGCCAGCTGTCGGAGCTGCTATGTTCGGTGCCGTAGCTGCTGGTGCAGAAGCAGGCGGGTATGACAGCATCCTTGATGCGGCTGACAGAATGGCCAGAGTGAAGGAAGAAGTCATCCAGCCTATACCGGAAAATGTTGAAATCTATGAGCTGATTTATCAGGAATATAACACATTGCATGATTACTTCGGCAGGGGAGCCAACGATGTGATGAAGCGTCTAAAAACGATCCGGTCACAGTCTGAAAGAAAACTAACAGTACAGAAATAAGGGGGAGCTATCATGCTGCAAGTAAAACCATATGTATTTTGGTTCGTGACAGGAAGCCAGCACTTATACGGAGAAGAAACGCTCAATCAGGTACAAAGGAACTCTGAGGATTTGGTAAATAAGCTGAATGAACAAGGATCGCTGCCGTTTCCGATCGAGTTTAAGGAAGTGCTGACGAATGCGGCTGATATCCAGCGGGT
Coding sequences within it:
- a CDS encoding PTS lactose/cellobiose transporter subunit IIA; the encoded protein is MKETLEEMQQAAFQIIAHAGDARSHYVEAMRLARGRDFEGAKSAMASGDKAYNQIHKVHVSFIQREATGEMLPFSLLLAHAEDQMLSSETIKIMASEFLALCTELLPVKIDQHSK
- a CDS encoding PTS sugar transporter subunit IIB produces the protein MKRILLACSAGMSTSMVVSKMKKAADALGEEQEYYIYAIPEGAIEEELQAHHDEVVVIMLGPQVRFAKRATEKRAAPYGIPVDVMDVKLYGTADGEKLLEKALQLASQRQ
- a CDS encoding amidohydrolase, giving the protein MQTSHDLYTRISEILEGKSNKLTAVSDRIWDFAETRYEEIQSAEILAMTLEEEGFEVQRNAGEIETAFVASFGSGKPVIAFLGEYDALSGLSQQADSATKDPIEEGGNGHGCGHNLLGTGAMAAAIAVKQLMEETGLEGTVRYYGCPAEEGGGGKAFMARAGLFNDVDVALTWHPWDENQVYHARMLATCQVYFRFTGTSSHAAFSPHLGRSALDAVELMNIGSNFLREHIIPEGQLHYAITDAGGMSPNVVQPNAEVLYKIRAPKMGQVEDILERVKDVARGAALMTGTKLEIKFDAASADLIPNETLGKLIHKHLKATDAPTYSEEELAFAKEVQQTFSAEEKAVIQKNDNKVIAQGILDFPRVPGFFKGSTDVGDVSWLVPTGQIYVTTCAYATPFHSWQLVTQGKTSIAHKGMLFTGKVLAASAVELLEKPELLEGIKAEHQANLDGETYRSLIPSDTKPAPIKRKN
- a CDS encoding PTS transporter subunit EIIC produces the protein MGKKMDKFTGALESVAYTISNQKHIKAIKQSFVTLMPVIIVGAFAVLVENMILDPETGLAAFSMFSFLAELQGIMGAINYATLNFITIAAVVLIGIELGRINGHKSLFPGLMALISYISVIPTTVFLEVDGSLQEVVNVLAREFSDPKSLFLGMFIALISVELFTWFSKMDKLTIKMPDSVPSNVTTSFASLFPSIITVTIIASFGFAFHRLTGIYLHEAVYNLIQRPLESAIQGLPGILLLMFVAQFFWVIGIHGNQMIKPIREPLLLGSIAVNMNAYAAGEEIPNIITMPFWDVYMNIGGSGVTIGLLAAIFIAGKKQEMRSIAKLSAGPGVFNINEPVIFGVPVMLNPILAIPFIITPLITGTIGYIATFIGFADKAVVMVPWTTPPIINAWLSTGGSWGAVVTQLICIAASILIYLPFIFIANRTRRIDEGNQDESSTKIV
- the araD gene encoding L-ribulose-5-phosphate 4-epimerase — protein: MLEELKEQVLQANLDLPKHELVTFTWGNVSGINRDAGLVVIKPSGVAYEKLTVKDMVVVNLDGEVVEGDMKPSSDTATHLVLYKHFENIGGIVHTHSTWATSFAQSGKGVPALGTTHADYFYGTVPCTRPMTGQEIQQDYELETGNVIVETFRKKGLDPNQVPSVLVHKHAPFNWGKTPAEAVHNAVVLEEVAKIAHLSYQLDQQVEDMDQHLLDKHYLRKHGVDAYYGQTN
- a CDS encoding ribulokinase; the protein is MGTDKFSIGIDYGTQSGRAVLVRLKDGMEVAEHVTEYRHGVMDVKLPHLDKALGYEWALQHPMDYLDVLRQSVPAVMQAAGVDPADVIGLGIDFTACTILPVDVNLEPLCFDPAFRDNPHSWVKLWKHHAAQEEANKLNEIAGERGEAFLARYGGKISSEWMIPKIWQILDEAPEIYEAADQFIEATDWVISQLTGELKRNSCTAGYKAIWHKQDGYPTADFFESLHPAMRDLADTKLRGEVYPLGTKAGELQDSFAASMNLSPGIAIAVGNVDAHAAVPAMGVVTPGKLVMAMGTSICHMLLGTEERTVEGMCGVVEDGIIEGYYGYEAGQSAVGDIFGWFVDEQVPAYVHRQAEAAGQNVHQWLEERASTYRPGETGLLALDWMNGNRSVLVDTELSGVVLGLTLATKPEEVYRALLEATAFGTRKIVDAFHQSGVAVEELYACGGLPQKNKLLMQIFADVTNRPIYIADSVQTPAVGAAMFGAVAAGAEAGGYDSILDAADRMARVKEEVIQPIPENVEIYELIYQEYNTLHDYFGRGANDVMKRLKTIRSQSERKLTVQK